A single region of the Streptomyces vilmorinianum genome encodes:
- a CDS encoding antitoxin, whose product MAKTQLNVRVDETTADTARRRAQQRGVSVNRYIEELVQQDAGESGRAFVEAAADFMKQYEAVFAEEFGTERDRSA is encoded by the coding sequence GTGGCCAAGACCCAGCTGAACGTACGCGTGGACGAAACTACCGCCGACACCGCGCGCCGGCGGGCGCAACAGCGCGGAGTGAGCGTCAACCGCTACATCGAGGAGCTCGTCCAGCAGGACGCCGGGGAATCGGGTCGTGCCTTCGTCGAGGCGGCCGCCGACTTCATGAAGCAGTACGAGGCGGTGTTCGCCGAGGAGTTCGGCACGGAGCGCGACCGTTCCGCATGA
- a CDS encoding thioredoxin family protein produces the protein MAKRVHQPREDAEFDFILRMSGVPVLAYFTGTWPKAIEPCRAMDLVVGGIADEYAGRLTAVRTDITRCPAATERYGITGAPSYVLLKEGEAVAHGTGPMTTAEVRDFLDGHL, from the coding sequence ATGGCGAAGCGGGTTCACCAACCCCGTGAGGATGCGGAGTTCGATTTCATCCTCAGGATGAGCGGAGTCCCGGTCCTCGCGTACTTCACGGGGACATGGCCCAAGGCAATCGAGCCCTGCCGGGCGATGGACCTCGTCGTGGGTGGCATCGCCGACGAGTACGCGGGCCGCCTGACGGCCGTCCGCACCGACATCACCCGCTGTCCGGCCGCAACCGAGCGATACGGGATCACCGGAGCCCCGTCCTACGTCCTGCTGAAGGAGGGAGAGGCGGTGGCGCACGGTACAGGGCCTATGACCACCGCCGAGGTCCGGGACTTCCTGGACGGCCACCTCTGA
- a CDS encoding TIGR03621 family F420-dependent LLM class oxidoreductase, giving the protein MALPFRFAVNMLRAPESRAEWRGRCRRAEELGFDLILVPDHLGMPAPFPSLVAAAEATTRPRVGTFVLNAGFWNPALLAREVMTTDALTGGRLELGLGAGYVREEHERAGIDFPPPGARVGHLTRTVEEVYRILHEAKAPRPPLLVGGNGDRVLRLAARHADVMAFAGGRTEGGRVEVLSPEEMDERVATYRRFEKEAGRAAPAELNLLLQRVVVTDDREAAVADFLPYVSHLSHEQVMELPLLAVGSVREIAGRLREQRARYGFSYLTVLDDSMEAFGPVIEKLRTG; this is encoded by the coding sequence ATGGCATTACCGTTCCGCTTCGCCGTGAACATGCTCAGGGCGCCGGAGTCCCGCGCGGAGTGGCGCGGGCGCTGCCGCCGTGCAGAGGAGCTGGGCTTCGACCTGATCCTGGTCCCGGACCATCTGGGGATGCCGGCGCCGTTCCCGTCCCTGGTGGCCGCGGCCGAGGCCACCACCCGGCCGCGCGTCGGGACCTTCGTCCTCAACGCGGGGTTCTGGAACCCGGCCCTGCTGGCCCGCGAGGTCATGACGACGGACGCCCTCACCGGGGGCCGTCTGGAACTGGGGCTCGGGGCGGGCTATGTGCGCGAGGAGCACGAGCGGGCGGGGATCGACTTCCCGCCGCCGGGCGCCCGGGTCGGCCATCTGACCCGTACGGTCGAGGAGGTGTACCGGATCCTCCATGAGGCGAAGGCGCCTCGCCCGCCGCTGCTGGTCGGCGGCAACGGCGACCGCGTGCTGCGGCTCGCCGCACGGCACGCCGATGTCATGGCGTTCGCCGGAGGGCGCACCGAGGGCGGCCGGGTGGAGGTCCTCTCCCCCGAGGAGATGGACGAGCGGGTGGCCACGTACCGCCGTTTCGAGAAGGAGGCGGGGCGCGCGGCGCCCGCCGAACTGAACCTGCTGCTCCAGCGGGTCGTCGTGACCGACGACCGCGAGGCGGCGGTGGCGGACTTCCTGCCGTACGTCTCGCATCTGAGCCATGAGCAGGTCATGGAGCTGCCGCTGCTCGCGGTCGGCAGCGTGCGGGAGATCGCCGGCCGGCTGCGCGAGCAGCGTGCGCGGTACGGATTCTCGTATCTGACGGTCCTGGACGACTCCATGGAGGCGTTCGGGCCGGTGATCGAGAAGCTGCGCACTGGCTGA
- a CDS encoding fic family toxin-antitoxin system, toxin component, producing MSLTVDLSWLLMVAEHQTPGDPQVTDWGALVAAVGRHDAEIFGVPVYSDPHARAASLLQLLLHIPALEHSNAMFASAVAYGYLVASGLKVVTSPEQVRDLARLVKDGEADVRAIADELRQWSR from the coding sequence ATGAGTCTCACGGTCGACCTCTCCTGGCTGCTCATGGTGGCCGAACACCAGACGCCCGGCGACCCCCAGGTCACCGACTGGGGCGCGCTCGTCGCCGCGGTCGGCAGGCACGACGCCGAGATCTTCGGCGTCCCCGTCTACAGCGACCCGCACGCCCGCGCCGCCTCCCTGCTCCAACTCCTCCTGCACATCCCGGCCTTGGAGCACTCCAACGCGATGTTCGCCTCCGCCGTCGCCTACGGCTACCTCGTCGCCAGCGGACTCAAGGTCGTCACCTCGCCCGAACAGGTCCGGGACCTGGCCCGCCTGGTCAAGGACGGCGAGGCGGACGTCCGCGCCATCGCCGACGAACTGCGCCAGTGGAGCCGATGA
- a CDS encoding Fur family transcriptional regulator has protein sequence MSDLVERLRARGWRMTSQRRVVAEVLDGEHVHLTADEVHALAARRLPEISRATVYNTLGELVSLGEVVEVTTGGRAKRYDPNAHHPHHHLVCSACGTIRDVRPTGSPLADLPAEGRFGFTVSEVEVTYRGLCPSCA, from the coding sequence ATGAGTGACCTGGTGGAGCGGCTGCGCGCGCGTGGCTGGCGGATGACCTCCCAGCGGCGCGTCGTCGCGGAGGTCCTCGACGGCGAGCACGTCCACCTCACCGCCGACGAGGTGCACGCTCTGGCGGCGCGGCGGCTGCCCGAGATCTCCCGGGCGACCGTCTACAACACCCTGGGCGAGCTGGTCTCCCTCGGAGAGGTCGTCGAGGTCACCACGGGAGGCCGCGCCAAGCGCTACGACCCCAACGCGCACCACCCGCATCACCACCTGGTGTGCTCCGCGTGCGGCACCATCCGCGACGTCCGGCCGACCGGGAGCCCGCTGGCCGACCTCCCGGCGGAGGGGCGGTTCGGCTTCACGGTGTCCGAGGTCGAGGTCACCTACCGCGGCCTGTGCCCGTCCTGCGCCTGA
- a CDS encoding class I SAM-dependent methyltransferase — protein MSPRSTRVPRDAVHHPLFARFYARFSVSADTKGGIGALRTELLTGVTGRVIEIGAGNGLNFAHYPGSVSEVVAIEPERHLRKLAADAALRADVPVDVVPGAAEALPVKSEAFDTAVASLVLCTVRDVPRALAELHRVLRPGGELRFFEHGLAPSRGMARTQRALDRTVWPLLFGGCHTARDPVASIEAAGFESITYRSFVVPEEGPRLPSSYCVLGTARRT, from the coding sequence ATGTCACCGCGTTCCACCCGGGTCCCCCGGGACGCCGTCCACCATCCCCTCTTCGCCCGTTTCTACGCGCGGTTCAGCGTCTCCGCCGATACGAAGGGCGGGATCGGCGCCCTGCGCACGGAGCTGCTGACCGGTGTGACCGGCCGCGTCATCGAGATCGGCGCCGGGAACGGGCTGAACTTCGCCCACTACCCCGGGTCCGTCTCCGAGGTCGTCGCCATCGAACCGGAGCGCCATCTGCGGAAGTTGGCGGCCGACGCCGCCCTGCGCGCCGACGTGCCGGTGGATGTGGTGCCGGGCGCGGCGGAGGCGCTGCCGGTGAAGAGCGAGGCCTTCGACACGGCGGTGGCCTCCCTGGTGCTGTGCACGGTACGGGATGTCCCGCGGGCGCTCGCCGAGCTGCACCGGGTGCTGCGCCCGGGCGGCGAACTCCGCTTCTTCGAGCACGGGTTGGCGCCCTCGCGCGGTATGGCCCGGACCCAACGGGCCCTCGACCGCACCGTCTGGCCGCTGCTGTTCGGCGGTTGCCACACCGCGCGCGATCCGGTGGCGTCGATCGAGGCGGCGGGGTTCGAGTCGATCACGTACCGCAGCTTCGTCGTCCCGGAGGAGGGGCCCCGACTTCCGTCCTCCTACTGCGTGTTGGGCACGGCCCGGCGGACGTAG
- a CDS encoding VOC family protein gives MRAHVQEIVFDCADPAGLVRFWAELLGGDPVNRSPDWSYVEPPGFVRIAFQQVPEGKAVKNRVHLDLEVPEVSAAADEAIPLGAARVGGVVTDEQGSFQVMRDPEGNEFCFVTG, from the coding sequence ATGCGCGCACACGTTCAGGAGATCGTCTTCGACTGCGCCGATCCGGCCGGTCTGGTGCGGTTCTGGGCCGAGCTCCTCGGCGGGGACCCGGTCAACCGGAGCCCCGACTGGTCGTACGTCGAACCGCCCGGGTTCGTCCGGATCGCCTTTCAGCAGGTGCCCGAGGGCAAGGCCGTGAAGAACCGGGTCCATCTGGACCTGGAGGTGCCCGAGGTGAGCGCGGCGGCCGACGAGGCGATCCCCCTCGGGGCGGCGCGCGTCGGCGGGGTCGTCACGGACGAACAGGGGTCCTTCCAGGTGATGCGTGACCCCGAGGGCAACGAGTTCTGCTTCGTGACGGGCTGA
- the bioB gene encoding biotin synthase BioB has protein sequence MDLLNTLVDKGLRRELPSREEALAVLATSDDELLDVVAAAGKVRRQWFGRRVKLNYLVNLKSGLCPEDCSYCSQRLGSTAGILKYTWLKPDEASQAAAAGVAGGAKRVCLVASGRGPTDRDVERVGKTIEAIKEQNEGVEVCACLGLLSDGQAERLREAGADAYNHNLNTSEGTYGEITTTHTYADRVDTVQKAHAAGLSACSGLIAGMGESDEDLVDVVFALRELDSDSVPVNFLIPFEGTPLAKEWNLTPQRCLRILAMVRFVCPDVEVRIAGGREVHLRSMQPLALNIANSIFLGDYLTSEGQAGKADLDMIADAGFEVEGTGTTTLPEHRADALAAAAGGGCGSHASEGGTGAGCGSHTAEAGAGTGCGSHAEAGGGCGPCGGTAPAAQAPEAPTAEAPAAEVPNARTDLVAVRRRGAGTDLAPNA, from the coding sequence ATGGACCTGCTGAACACGCTGGTGGACAAGGGGCTGCGGCGCGAGCTGCCGAGCCGCGAAGAAGCGCTCGCCGTGCTGGCGACCTCCGACGACGAACTGCTCGATGTGGTGGCCGCGGCCGGCAAGGTGCGCCGCCAGTGGTTCGGACGGCGGGTGAAGCTCAATTATCTGGTGAATCTGAAGTCCGGGCTCTGCCCCGAGGACTGCTCGTACTGTTCGCAGCGGCTCGGCTCCACGGCCGGGATCCTGAAGTACACCTGGCTGAAGCCGGACGAGGCGTCGCAGGCGGCCGCCGCCGGTGTGGCGGGCGGCGCGAAGCGGGTCTGCCTGGTGGCGAGCGGCCGCGGCCCGACGGACCGGGACGTGGAGCGGGTCGGCAAGACCATCGAGGCGATCAAGGAGCAGAACGAGGGCGTCGAGGTGTGCGCGTGCCTCGGTCTGCTCTCGGACGGCCAGGCCGAGCGGCTGCGCGAGGCGGGCGCCGACGCCTACAACCACAACCTGAACACGTCCGAGGGGACGTACGGGGAGATCACCACCACCCACACCTACGCGGACCGGGTGGACACGGTACAAAAGGCGCACGCCGCCGGTCTGTCGGCGTGCTCGGGCCTGATCGCGGGCATGGGCGAGAGCGACGAGGACCTGGTCGACGTCGTGTTCGCGCTGCGGGAGCTGGACTCCGACTCGGTGCCGGTCAACTTCCTCATCCCCTTCGAGGGCACTCCGCTCGCGAAGGAGTGGAACCTCACCCCGCAGCGCTGCCTGCGGATCCTGGCCATGGTCCGGTTCGTCTGTCCGGACGTCGAGGTCCGCATCGCGGGCGGCCGTGAGGTGCACCTGCGCTCGATGCAGCCGCTGGCGCTGAACATCGCGAACTCGATCTTCCTGGGCGACTACCTGACCAGTGAGGGCCAGGCCGGCAAGGCCGACCTGGACATGATCGCGGACGCCGGCTTCGAGGTGGAGGGCACGGGTACGACGACGCTGCCCGAGCACCGGGCGGACGCGCTCGCCGCGGCGGCGGGCGGTGGCTGCGGCTCGCACGCCTCCGAGGGCGGGACGGGGGCCGGCTGCGGCTCGCACACCGCCGAGGCCGGGGCGGGGACCGGCTGTGGCTCGCACGCGGAGGCGGGCGGCGGCTGCGGTCCGTGCGGCGGTACGGCCCCGGCGGCGCAGGCCCCCGAGGCCCCGACCGCCGAGGCCCCGGCCGCCGAGGTGCCGAACGCGCGCACCGACCTGGTGGCCGTACGCCGCCGCGGCGCCGGCACGGACCTCGCGCCGAATGCGTAA
- a CDS encoding adenosylmethionine--8-amino-7-oxononanoate transaminase, which produces MRNSDLLALDRAHVWHPYGPMPGRTDPLVVASASGVRLRLAEPVHGQAELIDGMSSWWSAIHGYNHPVLNEAARGQLDRMSHVMFGGLTHEPAVRLAARLVEITPEPLQHVFLSDSGSVAVEVAAKMCLQFWRSVGRPEKQRLLTWRGGYHGDTWQPMSVCDPQGGMHELWSGVLQRQIFVGAPPVSYEESYAELLREEIGRHADELAAVIVEPVVQGAGGMRFHSPEYLRVLREACDEHGVLLIFDEIATGFGRTGALFAAGLAGVSPDVMCVGKALTGGYLSMAATLCTTRVAEGISRGEVPVLAHGPTFMGNPLASAVACASIDLLLSQDWAVEVKRIEAGLREGLASVASVEGVLDVRVLGAIGVVQLDHEVDMAAATEAAVRAGVWLRPFRDLIYTMPPYVTGDEDLARICAAVRAAAAAG; this is translated from the coding sequence ATGCGTAACAGCGACCTGCTGGCCCTGGACCGGGCGCACGTCTGGCATCCGTACGGCCCCATGCCGGGGCGTACGGACCCCCTCGTCGTCGCGTCCGCGTCCGGGGTACGGCTCAGGCTCGCCGAACCCGTCCACGGTCAGGCCGAGTTGATCGACGGCATGTCCTCGTGGTGGTCCGCGATCCACGGCTACAACCACCCGGTGCTCAACGAGGCCGCCCGCGGGCAGCTGGACCGGATGAGCCACGTCATGTTCGGCGGGCTGACCCACGAGCCGGCCGTCCGGCTCGCCGCCCGCCTCGTCGAGATCACGCCCGAACCGCTCCAGCACGTCTTCCTCAGTGACTCCGGCTCGGTCGCGGTCGAGGTCGCGGCCAAGATGTGCCTGCAGTTCTGGCGCTCGGTGGGCCGGCCCGAGAAGCAGCGGCTGCTCACCTGGCGCGGCGGCTACCACGGCGACACCTGGCAGCCGATGTCCGTGTGCGACCCCCAGGGCGGGATGCACGAGCTGTGGTCGGGCGTGCTGCAGCGCCAGATCTTCGTGGGCGCGCCGCCGGTCTCGTACGAGGAGTCGTACGCCGAGCTGCTGCGCGAGGAGATCGGGCGGCACGCGGACGAGCTGGCCGCGGTGATCGTGGAGCCGGTGGTGCAGGGCGCGGGCGGGATGCGGTTCCACTCGCCCGAGTATCTGCGCGTGCTGCGCGAGGCGTGCGACGAGCACGGCGTGCTGCTGATCTTCGACGAGATCGCGACGGGGTTCGGCCGTACGGGCGCGCTGTTCGCGGCCGGGCTCGCGGGCGTCTCGCCCGATGTGATGTGCGTGGGCAAGGCGCTGACCGGCGGCTATCTTTCGATGGCGGCGACGCTCTGTACGACGCGGGTGGCCGAGGGGATCTCGCGCGGCGAGGTACCGGTGCTCGCCCACGGTCCGACCTTCATGGGCAATCCGCTGGCCTCGGCGGTGGCGTGCGCCTCGATCGATCTGCTGCTGTCCCAGGACTGGGCGGTGGAGGTCAAGCGGATCGAGGCGGGGCTGCGCGAGGGGCTCGCCTCGGTCGCCTCGGTGGAGGGCGTCCTGGACGTGCGCGTGCTCGGCGCCATCGGGGTGGTCCAGCTCGACCACGAGGTCGACATGGCCGCGGCGACGGAGGCCGCGGTCCGGGCGGGCGTGTGGCTGCGCCCGTTCCGCGACCTGATCTACACCATGCCGCCGTACGTGACCGGCGACGAGGATCTGGCCCGCATCTGCGCCGCGGTACGCGCGGCCGCGGCGGCGGGCTGA
- a CDS encoding 8-amino-7-oxononanoate synthase, with the protein MNRDAFDWTDAEARRRTEAGLVRTLRPRAAESELLDLASNDYLGLTRRPEITEAAADAARRWGAGATGSRLVTGTTRLHARLERELAAFCGFEAALVFSSGYTANLAALTALSSRDSLIVSDAGNHASIVDGCRLSRAETAVVPHADPEAVRKTLRAHEGRRALVVSDSVFSVDGDRAPLPELAEACRAHGAALVVDDAHGLGVLGDGGRGALHAAGLAGDGDVVATLTLSKSLGSQGGAVLGPARVIEHLVNAARTFIFDTGLAPAATGAALASLRLLHGEPALAERAQTVATMLHRMLTEAGLTAVRPDAAVVSVRAPSPEAALRWAADCREQGLAVGCFRPPSVPDGISRLRLTARADLTDAQIERAVATIVRTAPAPDPGPGDSAP; encoded by the coding sequence ATGAACCGGGACGCGTTCGACTGGACCGACGCCGAGGCACGCCGCCGTACGGAGGCCGGGCTCGTCCGTACGCTCAGGCCCCGCGCCGCCGAGTCGGAGCTGCTCGACCTGGCGAGCAACGACTACCTCGGCCTCACGCGCCGGCCGGAGATCACCGAGGCGGCCGCCGATGCCGCACGCCGCTGGGGCGCGGGTGCCACCGGATCGCGCCTCGTCACCGGCACCACTCGGCTGCACGCCCGCCTGGAGCGCGAGCTCGCCGCGTTCTGCGGCTTCGAGGCGGCCCTCGTCTTCTCCTCCGGCTACACCGCCAACCTCGCCGCCCTCACCGCGCTGAGCAGCCGCGACTCGCTGATCGTCTCGGACGCAGGCAACCACGCGTCGATCGTGGACGGCTGCCGGCTCTCGCGCGCCGAGACGGCCGTGGTCCCGCACGCCGATCCCGAGGCGGTACGCAAGACCCTGCGGGCCCACGAGGGCCGCCGCGCCCTCGTCGTCAGCGACTCCGTCTTCTCGGTGGACGGCGACCGGGCCCCACTGCCCGAGCTGGCCGAGGCCTGCCGGGCCCATGGCGCCGCGCTCGTCGTGGACGACGCCCACGGTCTTGGCGTGCTCGGCGACGGCGGCCGGGGCGCCCTGCACGCGGCCGGCCTCGCGGGCGACGGGGACGTGGTCGCCACCCTCACCCTCTCCAAGTCGCTGGGCAGCCAGGGCGGAGCCGTCCTCGGCCCCGCCCGGGTGATCGAGCACTTGGTCAACGCGGCCCGCACGTTCATCTTCGACACCGGACTCGCCCCGGCCGCCACGGGCGCCGCCCTCGCGAGCCTGCGGCTCCTCCACGGCGAGCCCGCTCTCGCGGAGCGCGCGCAGACCGTCGCCACGATGCTGCACCGGATGCTCACCGAGGCCGGCCTGACCGCCGTACGACCGGACGCGGCCGTCGTCTCGGTGCGCGCCCCCTCACCCGAGGCGGCGCTGCGGTGGGCGGCGGACTGCCGCGAACAGGGGCTCGCCGTCGGCTGCTTCCGGCCCCCGTCGGTCCCGGACGGCATTTCGCGACTGCGCCTGACGGCCCGCGCGGATCTGACGGACGCACAGATCGAGCGGGCGGTGGCCACGATCGTACGGACCGCGCCGGCTCCCGATCCCGGTCCGGGCGACTCCGCACCGTAA
- a CDS encoding calcium-binding protein, which yields MVTHPRGRGRIAPIAAVCALAAALTTGPSAASAAARTPTCFGRTATIVVQNEGVVTNGTNRRDVIVGTPGNDTINGLGAGDLICSLGGDDIVTGGLGNDRIDAGAGNDEVFGDVFHPTDDVVGGGDDYLAGGDGDDRLIGDSLTFAGRATGGGRDEIHGGPGFNRLTGDSRGADATGGGDDRLFGGDDVDFLLGDSTAFTGTVTGAGDDQLFGGGGFNFLIGDSQGPGPVGGSGGDDILDMGAGGPLAIGDHNIFDPEGGTALGAGRDRITGGGLPEELIGDSSVPEGATAPAAADVIFGGDENDRLFGDNAGFNADFVTTGTTGDRGGDDALYGEAGDDLLRGGPRDDRLDGGPGTDDCDGEGGRDTLTACEAGLRTATVFGARLQRYLS from the coding sequence ATGGTGACGCACCCACGAGGGCGGGGGCGGATCGCCCCCATCGCAGCCGTCTGCGCGCTCGCCGCCGCGCTGACCACCGGCCCGTCCGCGGCGAGCGCCGCCGCCCGGACCCCGACCTGCTTCGGGCGGACCGCCACCATCGTCGTCCAGAACGAGGGCGTGGTCACCAACGGAACCAATCGGCGTGACGTGATCGTCGGAACCCCGGGGAACGACACCATCAACGGGCTCGGGGCCGGCGATCTCATCTGCTCCCTCGGCGGTGACGACATCGTCACCGGCGGCCTCGGCAACGACCGGATCGACGCCGGCGCCGGTAACGACGAGGTGTTCGGGGACGTCTTCCATCCGACCGACGACGTCGTCGGCGGCGGAGACGACTACCTGGCGGGCGGGGACGGCGACGACCGCTTGATCGGTGACAGCCTCACCTTCGCGGGCCGTGCCACGGGCGGCGGCCGGGACGAGATCCACGGCGGCCCCGGCTTCAACCGCCTCACCGGCGACAGCCGGGGCGCCGACGCGACGGGCGGCGGCGACGACCGCCTGTTCGGCGGCGACGACGTCGACTTCCTGCTGGGCGACTCCACCGCCTTCACGGGGACGGTCACCGGAGCGGGGGACGACCAGCTGTTCGGCGGCGGCGGCTTCAACTTCCTCATCGGCGACAGCCAGGGTCCCGGACCCGTGGGCGGGAGCGGCGGTGACGACATCCTGGACATGGGCGCCGGGGGCCCGCTCGCGATCGGGGACCACAACATCTTCGACCCCGAGGGCGGCACCGCACTGGGCGCCGGCCGCGACCGGATCACCGGCGGCGGCCTGCCCGAGGAACTCATCGGCGACAGCTCCGTACCGGAGGGTGCGACCGCGCCAGCCGCCGCCGACGTCATCTTCGGCGGCGACGAGAACGACCGACTGTTCGGCGACAATGCGGGCTTCAACGCTGATTTCGTCACAACAGGGACCACTGGCGACCGGGGAGGTGACGACGCCCTGTACGGCGAAGCGGGTGACGACCTCCTCCGCGGCGGTCCACGCGACGACCGCCTCGACGGCGGCCCCGGTACCGACGACTGCGACGGCGAGGGCGGCCGCGACACCCTCACCGCCTGCGAGGCGGGTCTGCGGACCGCCACCGTCTTCGGCGCGAGGCTCCAGCGGTACCTTTCCTGA
- a CDS encoding ATP-binding protein produces the protein MADHQEATVTLPSDPASVSAARRYVADVLTGWGLAGGSDTADAVRLIVSELATNAVQHTLGQSPTFTVDVRLEREEQLHIGVTDSHPRWPKRLPAAVQQDNGRGMVIIRFLTAEAGGRLSVTPTDEGGKTVWINLPWTASPN, from the coding sequence ATGGCAGACCACCAGGAAGCAACCGTCACTCTGCCGAGCGATCCCGCCTCGGTGTCCGCCGCCCGGAGGTATGTCGCCGACGTCCTCACCGGCTGGGGTCTCGCGGGCGGCAGCGACACCGCCGACGCGGTCCGACTGATCGTGTCGGAACTCGCCACCAACGCCGTCCAGCACACCCTCGGACAGTCGCCCACCTTCACCGTCGACGTCCGTCTGGAGCGCGAGGAGCAGCTGCACATCGGTGTCACCGACAGCCATCCACGCTGGCCGAAGCGACTGCCGGCGGCGGTGCAGCAGGACAACGGCCGGGGGATGGTCATCATCCGCTTCCTGACCGCCGAGGCGGGGGGACGGCTCTCGGTCACCCCGACCGACGAGGGAGGCAAGACGGTCTGGATCAACCTGCCCTGGACGGCGTCCCCCAACTAG
- the bioD gene encoding dethiobiotin synthase has translation MTVIVVSGTGTEIGKTIVTAAVAAVATAQGRSVAVLKPAQTGLRPDERGDADEVVRLSGARASAELGRFPEPLAPATAARRAGMAPVGPREVAEAAGKLAAEHDLVLVEGAGGLLVRFDEDGGTLADVARLLGAPVLVVAPAGLGTLNATALTAEALAARGIEQLGVVVGSWPAAPDLAARCNLADLPEAAGAPLLGAVPEGVGALDPAEFRAGAAAWLAPALGGVWDAERFAASARP, from the coding sequence ATGACCGTCATCGTCGTCAGCGGTACGGGGACGGAGATCGGCAAGACGATCGTGACCGCCGCCGTGGCCGCCGTCGCCACGGCCCAGGGGCGGTCGGTCGCCGTGCTCAAGCCCGCGCAGACCGGTCTCCGCCCGGACGAGCGTGGGGACGCGGACGAGGTCGTACGGCTCTCCGGGGCTCGAGCTTCGGCCGAACTGGGGCGTTTCCCCGAGCCGTTGGCGCCCGCCACGGCCGCCCGGCGGGCCGGCATGGCGCCCGTGGGGCCGCGGGAGGTCGCCGAGGCGGCCGGAAAGCTGGCCGCGGAGCACGATCTGGTCCTGGTGGAGGGCGCCGGCGGGCTGCTTGTCCGGTTCGACGAGGACGGCGGCACCCTCGCCGACGTGGCCCGCCTGCTCGGCGCGCCGGTCCTCGTGGTGGCACCGGCCGGGCTCGGCACGCTGAACGCGACCGCGCTCACGGCCGAGGCCCTCGCGGCGCGGGGCATCGAGCAGCTCGGTGTGGTGGTCGGCAGCTGGCCGGCCGCGCCGGATCTGGCCGCGCGCTGCAATCTGGCCGATCTGCCGGAGGCGGCCGGAGCGCCGCTGCTGGGAGCCGTACCGGAGGGCGTGGGCGCGCTGGACCCGGCGGAGTTCCGTGCGGGCGCGGCCGCGTGGCTGGCTCCGGCGCTCGGCGGCGTCTGGGACGCGGAGCGTTTCGCCGCGAGCGCCCGGCCCTGA